One window of Halopseudomonas maritima genomic DNA carries:
- a CDS encoding acyl-CoA thioesterase, with protein sequence MTDTTGPLLYTTEIPIRYGDMDSNQHVNNTRYYQYLEDARIEWLDGLNAPRREVGQGLVLLTCTHHFLKPVFHPGVVVVELYGGVVGRSSLTLQHKLYVKGSPELVGYGDVKMVWIEVANQRPIPVPDSVRVAMGAEPLAAS encoded by the coding sequence ATGACCGACACCACAGGCCCCCTGCTCTATACCACCGAGATACCCATTCGCTACGGCGACATGGACAGCAATCAGCACGTCAACAATACCCGTTACTATCAGTATCTGGAGGATGCGCGCATCGAGTGGCTCGATGGCCTCAATGCGCCGCGCCGCGAGGTCGGCCAGGGCCTGGTGCTGCTGACCTGCACCCATCACTTCCTCAAGCCCGTATTTCACCCAGGCGTGGTCGTCGTAGAGCTGTACGGCGGCGTGGTTGGCCGCAGCAGTCTGACGCTGCAACACAAGCTCTACGTCAAGGGCTCGCCCGAGCTGGTTGGTTACGGTGACGTGAAGATGGTTTGGATTGAGGTCGCCAACCAGCGCCCCATCCCCGTGCCCGACAGCGTGCGTGTCGCCATGGGGGCAGAACCGCTGGCTGCGTCATAA
- the rssC gene encoding anti-sigma factor antagonist RssC — protein sequence MTTGKIQFAEEQGTFVLKFIGDVRLTLCAALDSYIEKIFSVLSFESIVIDLTETECIDSTSLGLLAKLSILSRQKVGFLPTLVSNHEDMNRLLQSMGFDQVFNIVPESTPSCEELQDLPAQMLSEEKVKRKVLEAHRILMNLNDSNREAFRDLVSALESGA from the coding sequence ATGACCACTGGCAAGATCCAGTTTGCCGAAGAGCAGGGCACCTTTGTGCTCAAGTTCATTGGTGACGTGCGCCTTACGTTGTGCGCGGCGCTGGATTCTTACATTGAAAAAATCTTCAGTGTGCTGAGTTTTGAGTCGATCGTCATTGATCTGACCGAAACCGAGTGCATTGATAGTACCTCCCTCGGCCTGCTGGCCAAGCTCTCTATCCTGTCTCGCCAGAAGGTAGGCTTTCTTCCCACGCTGGTGTCCAACCACGAGGATATGAACCGTCTGCTGCAAAGCATGGGCTTTGATCAGGTGTTCAATATCGTGCCGGAAAGCACGCCCAGCTGCGAAGAGTTGCAGGATCTGCCAGCGCAGATGCTGTCTGAAGAGAAGGTCAAGCGGAAGGTGCTCGAAGCGCACCGTATCCTGATGAATCTCAACGACAGCAATCGCGAAGCCTTCCGTGACTTGGTCAGCGCGCTGGAGTCAGGCGCCTGA
- a CDS encoding transporter, with amino-acid sequence MLRRSLRHAATLLTLGWCASAHAQQSAEDLAKSLSNPVADLISVPFQYNYDQNIGANDDGDRHTLNIQPVVPFSLSDDWNLISRTILPLISQDDVVGNSSQSGTGDIAQSLFFSPKEPTTSGWIWGLGPVFLLPTGSEDELTADKWGAGPTGVVLRQQGPWTYGTLFNHIVDFAGDDDRSDISSTFVQPFMSYTTPQGVSYTLNSETAVDWENHDSQVPINAIVSKVLPIGGQLFSVGAGVRYWAKSMDNGPEGLGLRLQVTALFPK; translated from the coding sequence ATGCTCCGCCGCTCCCTTCGTCACGCCGCTACACTGCTCACACTGGGCTGGTGCGCCAGCGCCCATGCCCAGCAAAGCGCCGAAGATCTCGCCAAATCCCTGAGTAACCCGGTCGCCGACCTGATCAGCGTGCCCTTTCAGTACAACTATGATCAGAACATTGGCGCAAACGACGACGGAGATCGCCACACCCTTAACATCCAGCCGGTTGTACCCTTCTCGCTATCTGATGACTGGAACCTGATCTCCCGGACCATCCTGCCGCTCATCAGCCAGGATGATGTAGTCGGCAATAGCAGCCAGAGCGGTACAGGCGACATTGCCCAAAGCCTGTTCTTTTCTCCCAAAGAACCAACCACCAGCGGCTGGATCTGGGGCCTGGGCCCGGTTTTTCTGCTGCCTACAGGCTCCGAGGATGAACTGACTGCAGACAAATGGGGCGCAGGCCCCACCGGCGTTGTACTGCGCCAACAAGGCCCCTGGACCTACGGCACCCTGTTTAACCATATCGTTGACTTCGCGGGCGACGACGACCGAAGCGATATCAGCAGCACCTTCGTGCAACCCTTCATGTCATACACCACACCACAGGGCGTAAGCTATACCCTCAACTCCGAAACCGCCGTGGATTGGGAAAACCACGACAGCCAGGTCCCGATCAACGCCATTGTGAGCAAAGTGCTGCCGATTGGCGGGCAACTGTTCAGCGTTGGCGCCGGGGTGCGGTACTGGGCCAAGAGCATGGACAATGGGCCGGAAGGCCTGGGCCTGCGCCTGCAAGTCACCGCGCTGTTTCCCAAATAG
- a CDS encoding PP2C family protein-serine/threonine phosphatase, with the protein MQPSGTTLLVIDDDDHVRQRLTAYLEESGCEVLQAASARDGVALFASARPELVLCDLHLGDGQGFEVLRQITEAGLEVPVIVMCADGAMADAVEALRLGASDFLLNPLGDPEVLSHAVQRALDRARLRLENQRIRERLERANRELEVHLKELRDDQAAGHQVQLNMLPQSPWVSGEYQLEHRLIPSLYLSGDFVDYFRISDSQLGFYLADVSGHGSSSAFVTVLLKFMTTRLMYEQRKSEAQASGRIEFKPSDVLGHINRSLINCKLGKHVTMLGGVIDEQARTLTYSIGGHLPLPVIYTEGQARYLAGKGRPVGLFEDAVYQNETIELPERFSLTLCSDGVLDCLEGSTLKDKEARLPALIAEHGGTMQGIMAALGLDPNKTMPDDISVLVLSRNAE; encoded by the coding sequence ATGCAGCCTTCAGGCACGACACTGCTGGTGATTGACGATGACGATCATGTTCGCCAGCGTCTGACAGCTTACTTGGAAGAAAGCGGTTGCGAAGTGCTGCAGGCCGCGTCAGCCCGTGATGGCGTGGCGCTGTTTGCCAGCGCACGCCCTGAGCTGGTGCTCTGTGATCTTCACCTGGGTGACGGGCAGGGCTTCGAGGTGCTGCGGCAGATCACCGAAGCTGGGCTTGAAGTGCCGGTTATCGTGATGTGCGCTGACGGCGCCATGGCTGATGCGGTCGAGGCTTTGCGGCTAGGGGCGAGCGATTTCTTGCTCAACCCGCTTGGCGATCCTGAGGTGCTGTCGCACGCGGTTCAGCGCGCACTTGACCGTGCGCGCCTGCGACTTGAAAACCAGCGCATTCGAGAGCGACTGGAGCGCGCCAACCGTGAGCTTGAGGTTCACCTCAAGGAGTTGCGTGACGATCAGGCCGCCGGGCATCAGGTGCAGCTCAACATGTTGCCGCAAAGCCCCTGGGTCAGTGGCGAATACCAGTTGGAGCATCGACTGATCCCCTCGCTGTACCTGTCTGGCGACTTTGTCGATTATTTTCGTATTTCTGATTCGCAGCTCGGTTTTTATCTCGCCGATGTGTCGGGTCATGGCTCGTCCTCAGCGTTCGTCACTGTGCTGCTGAAGTTCATGACCACGCGTCTGATGTACGAGCAGCGCAAAAGCGAAGCGCAGGCGAGCGGGCGCATTGAGTTCAAGCCGTCCGACGTGCTTGGGCATATCAACCGTAGCCTGATCAATTGCAAGCTTGGCAAGCATGTGACCATGCTCGGCGGTGTGATTGACGAGCAGGCGCGTACCTTGACCTACAGTATCGGCGGGCATCTCCCCTTGCCGGTTATCTATACTGAAGGGCAGGCGCGCTATCTGGCAGGCAAAGGACGCCCGGTTGGGCTTTTTGAGGATGCCGTGTATCAGAATGAAACCATCGAGTTGCCGGAGCGCTTTAGCCTGACGCTCTGCTCCGATGGTGTGCTGGACTGCCTGGAAGGCTCTACGCTGAAGGATAAGGAAGCCCGTTTGCCGGCATTAATTGCCGAGCATGGCGGGACGATGCAGGGTATTATGGCGGCCCTGGGGTTGGACCCCAATAAAACCATGCCTGATGACATTTCCGTGTTGGTGTTGAGCAGGAACGCAGAATGA
- a CDS encoding DUF4404 family protein produces the protein MPTERLKSQLESLQATLNESHSELTTEEREALQALATSLEARLLKERGEAEVEEDPTLVDGVNLMAEQFEARHPTLAGTLRSVMQSLADMGI, from the coding sequence ATGCCCACAGAGCGTCTGAAATCTCAGCTGGAATCGTTACAGGCGACCCTTAACGAAAGTCACTCGGAACTGACCACGGAGGAGCGCGAGGCCCTGCAGGCGCTGGCAACCAGCCTGGAAGCACGCCTGTTGAAAGAGCGCGGTGAGGCGGAGGTCGAAGAAGATCCGACGCTGGTCGACGGCGTCAACCTCATGGCCGAACAGTTTGAAGCGCGCCACCCCACGCTGGCGGGGACCCTGCGCAGCGTCATGCAGAGCCTGGCCGACATGGGCATCTGA
- the queF gene encoding NADPH-dependent 7-cyano-7-deazaguanine reductase QueF (Catalyzes the NADPH-dependent reduction of 7-cyano-7-deazaguanine (preQ0) to 7-aminomethyl-7-deazaguanine (preQ1) in queuosine biosynthesis) has protein sequence MSDHPATDSPLGKSSAYVSVYTPSLLFPIARQPKWQELGLDARRLPFHGADIWNCFELSWLTPSGKPEVAAAEFVFPIKAARIVESKSFKLYLNSLNQTVFRDRHELLQTLESDLSVAAQGPVAARLFNMQQLHQLGMFSLPGRCIDDLEVDVSCYQYDAALLALDPSQVQVSEVLHSHLLKSNCPVTGQPDWGSVLISYSGRRIDPAALVRYLVSFREHSDFHEQCVERIFLDLLALLGEGAKLTVYARYVRRGGLDINPWRSTEPGMPENLRLARQ, from the coding sequence ATGTCTGATCATCCAGCGACGGATTCGCCACTGGGTAAATCCAGTGCCTACGTCAGTGTTTACACACCGTCGTTGCTGTTTCCCATTGCACGCCAACCCAAATGGCAGGAGCTGGGGCTGGATGCGCGGCGATTGCCCTTTCACGGTGCTGATATCTGGAACTGTTTCGAGCTGTCTTGGCTGACACCGTCAGGCAAGCCCGAAGTGGCGGCGGCGGAGTTTGTGTTCCCGATCAAGGCGGCGCGCATCGTCGAGTCCAAATCCTTCAAGCTCTACCTCAATTCGCTGAATCAGACCGTGTTCCGTGATCGTCACGAGCTGCTGCAGACGCTGGAGTCGGATTTGTCGGTAGCAGCCCAGGGGCCGGTGGCCGCGCGTCTGTTCAACATGCAGCAGCTGCACCAGTTGGGCATGTTCAGCCTGCCTGGACGCTGCATTGATGACCTGGAGGTGGATGTCAGCTGCTACCAGTACGACGCCGCATTGCTGGCCCTAGACCCCAGCCAGGTGCAGGTCAGCGAGGTGCTGCACAGTCATCTGCTGAAATCCAACTGCCCGGTGACCGGTCAGCCCGACTGGGGCTCGGTACTGATCAGCTACAGTGGACGGCGAATCGATCCGGCGGCGCTGGTGCGTTACCTGGTGTCGTTTCGTGAGCATTCGGATTTTCACGAGCAGTGTGTGGAGCGCATTTTCCTCGATTTGCTGGCGCTGCTCGGTGAAGGGGCCAAACTGACTGTCTATGCGCGCTATGTGCGCCGTGGCGGGTTGGATATCAATCCCTGGCGCTCGACTGAGCCGGGCATGCCTGAGAATCTGCGCCTGGCCCGGCAGTAA
- a CDS encoding MlaA family lipoprotein yields the protein MNLLKTGALAALLSALSLTCITPVFAADDYDDYESEYVDPDPWERFNRVSFRFNDTLDRYAVKPVAKGYKAVTPEFFRDGVGNFFHNLQEPMNFLNNSLQGKFNEAGVDVSRFLFNTLLGGLGVVDVATPMGLERNDEDLGQTLGYWGVESGPYLMLPFLGPNTLRDTASKLPENFFNYTYTGYINDIRVRNQLFALETLDLRAGLLDQERLITGDRYTFIRNAFLQNREFKVRDGNVPDEF from the coding sequence ATGAATTTGCTGAAGACAGGAGCCTTGGCAGCATTGCTGTCGGCGCTGTCATTGACCTGTATTACACCCGTTTTTGCTGCGGATGACTACGACGATTACGAGTCTGAATACGTTGATCCTGATCCGTGGGAGCGTTTCAATCGGGTCAGCTTTCGCTTCAACGACACCCTGGATCGTTACGCGGTAAAGCCGGTCGCCAAGGGCTACAAGGCGGTTACGCCAGAGTTCTTCCGTGATGGCGTAGGGAATTTCTTCCACAACCTGCAAGAGCCGATGAACTTCCTCAACAACAGCCTGCAGGGCAAGTTCAACGAGGCAGGAGTGGATGTCTCGCGCTTCCTCTTCAACACCCTGTTGGGTGGTCTGGGCGTGGTGGATGTGGCTACCCCGATGGGCCTGGAGCGCAACGACGAAGACCTGGGGCAGACGCTGGGCTACTGGGGCGTGGAGAGCGGTCCGTACCTGATGTTGCCTTTTTTGGGGCCTAATACCCTGCGTGACACGGCGTCGAAGCTGCCGGAAAACTTCTTTAACTACACCTACACCGGCTATATCAACGATATCCGTGTGCGTAACCAGTTGTTCGCGCTGGAGACGCTGGATCTGCGGGCCGGCTTGCTGGATCAGGAGCGCCTGATTACCGGTGATCGCTATACCTTTATTCGCAACGCCTTTTTGCAGAATCGGGAATTCAAGGTGCGCGACGGCAATGTGCCGGATGAGTTCTGA
- the tal gene encoding transaldolase, which translates to MTSKLDSLKQHTQIVADTGDIDAIAQLQPTDATTNPSLLLKAASLARCEPLLQQAIAEAQSSAEPVANACDRFAVAIGREILQLIPGRISTEVDARLSFDRDATLRKAVELIELYEQAGVTRDRVLIKIAATWEGIQAAAALEREGIQCNLTLLFSFAQAQACADAGVHLISPFVGRIYDWYKAHEGRDYTGLEDPGVQSVARIFRYYKQHLYDTVVMGASFRNTGQIEALTGCDRLTISPQLLESLREQQGSLQPSPLLSQGDADARQLLDEKAFRWAHNEDAMATEKLAEGIRAFAADQIKLERLIAGSGA; encoded by the coding sequence ATGACCTCGAAACTCGACAGCCTGAAACAGCACACCCAGATCGTTGCCGACACTGGCGACATCGACGCCATCGCACAACTGCAACCCACCGACGCCACGACCAATCCGTCTCTACTACTGAAAGCCGCTTCGCTAGCGCGCTGCGAGCCGCTACTGCAACAGGCCATCGCGGAGGCACAATCTAGCGCCGAGCCGGTTGCCAACGCCTGTGACCGCTTTGCCGTGGCGATCGGTCGCGAAATTCTGCAGTTGATACCGGGGCGCATTTCTACCGAAGTTGACGCGCGCCTGTCGTTTGACCGGGACGCTACGCTGCGCAAGGCCGTCGAGCTGATCGAGCTGTATGAGCAGGCCGGCGTCACCCGCGACCGCGTGCTGATCAAGATTGCGGCCACCTGGGAAGGCATCCAGGCCGCCGCCGCACTAGAGCGCGAGGGCATTCAATGCAATCTGACGCTGTTGTTCTCCTTCGCTCAGGCCCAGGCCTGCGCTGACGCTGGCGTGCACCTGATTTCACCCTTTGTCGGGCGCATCTACGACTGGTACAAGGCGCACGAGGGACGGGATTACACAGGACTGGAAGATCCGGGCGTGCAGTCGGTGGCGCGTATATTCCGCTACTACAAGCAGCACCTGTACGACACCGTGGTGATGGGCGCGAGTTTCCGCAACACCGGACAGATCGAGGCACTGACTGGTTGCGACCGATTGACCATCAGCCCGCAATTGTTGGAGAGCCTGCGCGAACAGCAAGGCAGCCTGCAACCCTCTCCGCTCCTGAGTCAGGGCGACGCCGATGCCCGCCAATTGCTGGACGAAAAAGCCTTCCGCTGGGCACACAATGAGGATGCCATGGCAACGGAAAAACTGGCAGAGGGGATTCGCGCCTTTGCGGCAGATCAGATTAAGCTGGAGCGCCTGATTGCAGGGTCAGGCGCCTGA
- a CDS encoding spinster family MFS transporter → MQQPQQARNAWRVLFLLFLANMFNFFDRTIPAIIIEPLRMEWGLSDFQLGLGGTVFTVVYALAGIQLGRMADLGSRKKIMGWGLVAWSGFTALTGAAWNFWSFLLIRMGVGIGEASYAPAANSLLGDLFPAHRRARAMGIFMLGLPLGLLLAFFTVGAMVEAFGSWRAPFYIAAVPGLILAIFIFLIREPARGAAEAVRSTNQAPVANPVRKIFAVRTFWWLTLAGLAYNFASYACNSFMVPMLQRYYHMPLQDAAVATGVIVGVTGLIGLTTGGWIADKVHQRWATGRLMFGAISMLIAALATGYALLVDEIAIGVFVAVFSVGWLFSYNYFTSVYTAIQDVIEPRLRATAVALFFAGLYLFGGGMGPVVVGLLSDHYAEAAQVAAGAAEMNEVFKAQGLHDAMVLIPVALLLAMAALLVAARSFVADSKRMEAAMASEQQEELEGAASPAA, encoded by the coding sequence ATGCAACAGCCACAACAAGCGAGAAACGCCTGGCGGGTGCTATTCCTGCTGTTTCTCGCGAACATGTTCAATTTTTTTGACCGCACCATTCCAGCCATCATCATCGAGCCGCTGCGCATGGAGTGGGGGCTCAGCGACTTTCAGCTGGGTCTGGGCGGCACGGTGTTTACCGTGGTGTACGCCTTGGCGGGTATTCAGCTTGGGCGCATGGCGGACCTTGGCTCGCGCAAGAAGATCATGGGTTGGGGGCTGGTTGCCTGGAGTGGCTTCACTGCGCTGACGGGCGCGGCCTGGAACTTCTGGAGTTTCCTGCTGATTCGTATGGGGGTTGGGATCGGTGAGGCCAGCTATGCGCCTGCCGCCAACTCTCTGCTGGGGGATCTCTTCCCTGCACATCGCCGTGCACGGGCTATGGGGATTTTCATGCTTGGCTTGCCGCTGGGGCTGTTGCTGGCGTTTTTCACCGTCGGCGCTATGGTCGAGGCCTTCGGCAGCTGGCGTGCGCCGTTCTACATTGCTGCTGTGCCCGGGTTGATCCTGGCCATCTTTATCTTCTTGATCCGCGAGCCGGCGCGTGGTGCGGCCGAGGCGGTCAGGTCAACCAATCAGGCGCCGGTGGCTAACCCGGTTCGCAAGATCTTTGCGGTGCGCACCTTCTGGTGGCTGACCCTGGCGGGACTGGCCTACAACTTTGCCTCCTACGCCTGTAACTCCTTTATGGTGCCGATGCTGCAGCGCTACTACCACATGCCGTTGCAGGATGCCGCCGTGGCGACCGGGGTGATCGTTGGGGTGACGGGTCTGATCGGCCTGACCACGGGGGGCTGGATTGCGGACAAGGTGCATCAGCGCTGGGCGACCGGTCGCCTGATGTTCGGTGCCATCAGCATGCTGATCGCCGCGCTGGCAACGGGTTACGCGCTGCTGGTGGATGAGATTGCCATTGGCGTCTTTGTTGCCGTGTTCTCGGTGGGCTGGCTGTTTTCCTACAACTACTTCACCAGTGTGTACACGGCCATTCAGGATGTGATTGAGCCGCGCCTGCGTGCCACGGCTGTGGCGCTGTTTTTTGCCGGCCTCTACCTGTTTGGTGGTGGCATGGGGCCTGTGGTGGTGGGGTTGCTGTCCGATCATTACGCCGAGGCTGCCCAGGTGGCGGCGGGCGCGGCCGAGATGAACGAGGTCTTCAAGGCGCAGGGCCTGCACGACGCTATGGTCTTGATCCCGGTGGCGCTGCTGCTGGCGATGGCTGCGTTGCTGGTGGCGGCGCGCAGCTTCGTGGCGGACTCCAAGCGTATGGAAGCGGCGATGGCCAGTGAGCAGCAGGAGGAGCTGGAGGGCGCTGCGTCCCCCGCAGCCTGA
- a CDS encoding PilZ domain-containing protein — MSFHDQQYSEKRDFMRMTMDATARLSAGDQQLEVLCRDLSNQGALVISDQAVNEGSSVTLTISSPTPGLQGLQAQGEVVRCQPESDGRFSLGLRFDSLN; from the coding sequence ATGTCATTTCATGACCAGCAGTACAGCGAGAAACGCGATTTCATGCGCATGACCATGGACGCCACCGCTCGACTGAGCGCCGGAGATCAGCAACTGGAGGTGCTGTGCCGCGACCTGTCCAACCAGGGCGCATTGGTGATCAGTGACCAGGCCGTCAACGAAGGCTCGTCTGTCACCCTGACCATTTCATCTCCCACCCCCGGGCTGCAGGGCTTGCAGGCACAGGGCGAAGTGGTGCGTTGCCAGCCTGAGAGTGATGGCCGCTTCAGTCTCGGGTTGCGCTTTGACAGCCTGAACTGA
- the dusA gene encoding tRNA dihydrouridine(20/20a) synthase DusA yields the protein MQHRSATRPEPNRRFSVAPMMDWTDRHYRYFARLISRHALLYTEMVTTGAILHGDRARYLGYDIAEQPLALQLGGSNPQELAQCAALAEAAGYAEVNLNVGCPSDRVQNNMIGACLMAHPELVGDCVKAMRDACSTPVTVKHRIGINGRDSYQQLCDFVGTVHAAGCTSFTVHARIAILEGLSPKENREIPPLKYDVVQQLKRDFPQLEIILNGGLASLDVMQAQLAHVDGVMVGREAYHNPWLLAAVDQTFFNDDHPQPTRLEVLAQMRPYIEQHLAAGGQMHHITRHMLGLFQGLPGARHFRRELSTTIHRTEQPLALFDQLFEQMQARVA from the coding sequence ATGCAGCACCGCAGCGCCACTCGCCCCGAACCCAATCGCCGCTTCAGCGTTGCGCCGATGATGGATTGGACTGACCGGCACTATCGCTATTTCGCGCGACTGATCAGCCGTCACGCATTGCTGTACACGGAAATGGTCACCACCGGAGCCATTCTGCACGGGGATCGAGCGCGTTATCTGGGCTATGACATCGCCGAGCAACCGCTGGCGCTGCAGCTGGGCGGCAGCAACCCGCAGGAGCTGGCGCAGTGCGCGGCGCTGGCCGAGGCGGCCGGTTATGCAGAAGTGAACCTGAATGTCGGCTGCCCGAGCGACCGGGTGCAGAACAATATGATTGGCGCCTGCCTGATGGCCCACCCCGAACTGGTAGGCGACTGCGTGAAGGCTATGCGAGATGCCTGCAGCACACCGGTCACCGTTAAACACCGCATTGGTATCAATGGCCGCGACAGCTACCAGCAGCTGTGCGACTTTGTCGGCACCGTGCACGCCGCTGGCTGCACCAGCTTCACCGTCCATGCACGTATCGCCATCCTTGAGGGCTTATCTCCAAAGGAAAACCGGGAGATTCCCCCGCTCAAGTACGACGTAGTGCAACAGCTCAAGCGCGACTTTCCGCAGCTGGAAATCATCCTCAACGGCGGCCTCGCCAGCCTGGACGTCATGCAGGCTCAGCTGGCCCACGTGGATGGCGTGATGGTTGGGCGCGAGGCGTACCACAACCCATGGCTGCTCGCCGCGGTGGACCAGACGTTCTTCAACGACGACCACCCACAGCCGACGCGGCTGGAGGTGCTGGCACAGATGCGCCCCTACATAGAGCAGCACCTGGCCGCCGGCGGCCAAATGCATCACATCACCCGCCACATGCTCGGACTATTCCAAGGGTTGCCGGGCGCTCGACACTTTCGTCGCGAGCTGAGCACCACGATACACCGCACCGAACAGCCGCTGGCGCTGTTCGATCAACTGTTTGAACAGATGCAGGCACGTGTGGCCTAG